A window from Ferroacidibacillus organovorans encodes these proteins:
- a CDS encoding FliI/YscN family ATPase — translation MSQERLARYEAILDRTDLFRVHGHVQNVVGTLIESIGPMTRIGEICRIRDSDNQEILCEVIGFRSERVLLVPLSPLEGLAPGSVVMATGKPLTVGVGEALLGRVLDGLGSPIDGLGALRTFEERSTLRDPPNPLMRPRIDSVLSTGVRVIDGFLTLGKGQRIGLFAGSGVGKSTLLGMIAKESQADVNVIALVGERGREVNEFIERDLAIARERSVVVVATSDQPAVVRAKAAYVATTIAEYFCDKGMSVNLMMDSVTRFAMALREMGLAVGEPPTARGYTPSVFAALPRLLERAGKNERGTITGIYTVLVDGDDMQEPIVDAVRGILDGHITLSRKLAERGHYPAVDILQSVSRLMTELVDQEHRAAALEVRRWIGAGRDAEDLIRIGAYQRGADAQIDQWMAMEASVNHFLNQDVKDRSAYDQTRLQLLDLLKGGM, via the coding sequence ATGAGCCAGGAACGCCTCGCGCGCTATGAAGCCATTCTTGATAGAACCGATCTTTTTCGCGTTCACGGCCATGTGCAAAATGTTGTGGGTACATTGATCGAGTCGATCGGTCCGATGACGAGAATCGGAGAAATATGCCGGATTCGCGATTCTGACAACCAAGAGATCCTCTGTGAGGTTATCGGGTTTCGCAGTGAGCGTGTGCTGTTGGTTCCCCTCTCGCCACTAGAGGGACTAGCTCCAGGCAGCGTCGTAATGGCGACTGGCAAACCGCTCACGGTAGGCGTTGGCGAGGCGCTGCTTGGGCGGGTTCTTGACGGCCTTGGTTCGCCGATTGACGGATTGGGTGCGCTGCGCACCTTTGAAGAGCGATCCACGCTGCGCGATCCGCCCAATCCATTGATGCGGCCGCGCATTGACTCAGTATTATCGACAGGCGTTCGTGTGATCGACGGTTTTTTGACACTCGGAAAAGGACAGCGCATCGGACTTTTTGCGGGCAGTGGTGTGGGGAAAAGCACGCTTTTAGGCATGATTGCCAAAGAGAGTCAGGCGGATGTAAACGTGATCGCGCTTGTTGGCGAACGCGGGCGTGAGGTCAATGAATTTATCGAGCGGGACTTGGCCATCGCTCGCGAGCGTTCTGTTGTGGTCGTGGCAACATCGGATCAGCCAGCGGTAGTGCGTGCAAAGGCGGCCTATGTTGCAACAACGATTGCCGAGTATTTTTGTGACAAAGGGATGTCCGTCAATTTAATGATGGATTCGGTGACTCGTTTTGCCATGGCGCTTCGCGAGATGGGATTGGCTGTGGGTGAACCTCCCACGGCGCGCGGTTATACGCCATCTGTCTTTGCGGCACTTCCCCGCCTGCTTGAGCGCGCAGGGAAAAATGAGCGAGGCACAATCACGGGAATCTATACGGTACTCGTCGACGGGGACGATATGCAAGAGCCCATTGTCGATGCGGTGCGCGGAATTCTCGATGGGCACATTACGCTTAGCAGAAAGCTTGCAGAACGCGGGCACTATCCTGCAGTTGACATCCTGCAAAGTGTGAGTCGTCTCATGACAGAACTTGTAGATCAAGAACATCGTGCGGCTGCGCTTGAGGTGAGGCGATGGATTGGTGCGGGGCGCGACGCGGAGGACTTGATTCGGATCGGAGCGTATCAGCGCGGTGCAGATGCACAGATTGACCAGTGGATGGCGATGGAAGCGTCGGTGAATCACTTCTTGAATCAGGACGTAAAGGATCGCAGTGCGTATGATCAAACGCGCCTGCAACTTTTGGATCTGTTGAAAGGGGGCATGTAG
- a CDS encoding FliH/SctL family protein, whose translation MSLSRIYRLPSNEIANRTITSPHSEALLRRSGERSLGDGIETETVEQALAQEKQIELENALHEREEELLQLETRREALLLELARMEDEAEAHAKLLYEKARDIGAREGFEAGVRQAEQSIAEKIEMADKLLRLAEEERARTLLERESDVVNLALQIARKVVCAAIADDDEKAHAVIRPLLARVRKSNRLELRVASADFASVLSEKPELESLLFYDARLDIVPDLSLTRGDAVLITDFGTLDGRVETRMDLISQALHEAAKRSGDLE comes from the coding sequence ATGTCCTTGTCTAGAATCTATCGGCTGCCAAGCAATGAGATCGCGAATCGCACCATCACTTCTCCCCATAGTGAAGCATTGTTGCGACGTTCTGGCGAGCGCAGTCTGGGTGATGGAATAGAGACGGAAACAGTTGAACAGGCTCTTGCGCAAGAAAAACAGATCGAATTGGAGAATGCGCTGCACGAGCGAGAAGAAGAACTCCTGCAACTCGAAACTAGGCGTGAGGCATTGCTCCTTGAACTTGCACGCATGGAAGACGAGGCAGAAGCCCACGCAAAACTCCTTTACGAAAAAGCGAGGGACATAGGGGCGCGCGAAGGCTTTGAAGCGGGCGTCAGACAAGCTGAGCAGTCGATAGCCGAAAAGATCGAGATGGCAGACAAGCTTCTTCGCCTTGCAGAAGAAGAGCGTGCGCGTACACTGCTTGAGCGAGAAAGTGACGTTGTCAATCTCGCTTTGCAGATTGCGAGAAAGGTCGTCTGTGCGGCGATTGCGGATGACGATGAGAAGGCGCATGCGGTGATTCGGCCGCTGCTGGCAAGAGTGAGAAAATCGAACCGACTGGAACTGCGTGTGGCGTCAGCAGATTTTGCCTCGGTTCTCTCTGAGAAACCAGAACTTGAGTCGCTGCTGTTTTACGACGCGCGTCTTGATATCGTGCCAGACTTGAGCTTAACGCGCGGAGACGCGGTTTTGATCACAGACTTCGGGACGTTGGACGGGCGTGTTGAAACGCGTATGGATCTCATATCTCAGGCGTTGCATGAAGCCGCAAAACGATCGGGGGATCTTGAATGA
- the fliG gene encoding flagellar motor switch protein FliG, with protein sequence MSVRRGGELSGKQKAALLLISLGPETAANVYKHLREEEIEKLTLEIASVQRVEHGDRSRILEEFQQLAIAEQYISEGGIEYAREILQKALGKERALELVERLTSSLQVRPFEFARKANPLQILNFIQTEHPQTIALVLSYLEPKQASGILAELPQNVRYEVAMRIATMDSTSPEVVSSVERVLESKLASMTSLGTMNIGGLDALVQILNGVDRSTERGILDYVETTDPELAEEIKRRMFIFEDIVMLDPKSVQRVIRDIEQSDLLLALRTASEEVKELVFSNMSKRMVETFKEDMEYAGPVRLRDVEEAQQRIVAQIRRLEDMGEIVIRRGGSEDVLV encoded by the coding sequence ATGAGTGTTCGACGAGGCGGTGAGTTGTCGGGTAAACAGAAGGCCGCACTTCTTTTGATCTCCCTTGGCCCTGAAACGGCGGCGAATGTCTACAAGCATCTGCGAGAAGAAGAAATCGAAAAATTGACACTCGAAATCGCGTCGGTGCAACGGGTTGAACACGGAGATCGTTCACGGATTCTTGAAGAATTCCAACAACTGGCGATCGCGGAGCAGTACATCTCTGAGGGCGGAATTGAATATGCGCGCGAGATCTTGCAAAAAGCGCTGGGAAAGGAACGGGCGCTTGAACTCGTCGAACGGCTCACGTCTTCGTTACAGGTGCGTCCTTTTGAGTTTGCGCGAAAGGCCAATCCGCTGCAAATCCTGAATTTTATTCAGACTGAACATCCGCAGACGATCGCCCTCGTTTTATCGTATCTTGAACCAAAACAGGCATCCGGGATTCTTGCAGAACTTCCCCAAAATGTGCGTTATGAAGTTGCGATGCGGATTGCCACGATGGATTCCACCAGCCCAGAAGTCGTGAGTTCGGTAGAGCGGGTTCTTGAAAGCAAACTCGCCTCCATGACGTCGCTTGGGACGATGAACATTGGCGGACTCGACGCGTTGGTGCAAATTTTGAATGGCGTGGATCGCAGCACGGAGCGGGGGATTCTGGATTATGTAGAAACAACAGATCCAGAACTCGCAGAAGAGATCAAGCGCCGCATGTTTATTTTTGAAGACATCGTCATGCTCGACCCCAAATCGGTTCAGCGTGTAATTCGCGATATCGAACAGTCGGATTTGCTACTGGCACTTCGAACCGCCAGCGAGGAAGTCAAGGAACTCGTCTTTTCCAACATGTCAAAGCGGATGGTCGAGACATTCAAGGAGGATATGGAGTATGCCGGACCTGTGCGCTTGCGCGACGTGGAAGAGGCTCAGCAGCGCATCGTGGCGCAGATACGCAGGTTGGAAGATATGGGTGAAATTGTAATTCGGCGAGGTGGCAGCGAAGATGTCCTTGTCTAG
- the fliF gene encoding flagellar basal-body MS-ring/collar protein FliF — protein sequence MNYDWQSLIKRFSEWYGALERRQKRNLIAIGIFFLLTVSLLSFFLLNPNYQVVFSNLDSKSAGEITQKLDQLKIPYQLQGNNILIPSSQADQARIDMAMNGLPSTGMVDYSQILQNSSPLGMTDQAMNLEVLSVLQTRLAQSIELINGITSAQVNIVMPQSSSFLVSPTQSGTAKASVILNVAAGNVLTAAQVFGIQQLVAHSVTGLSAADVSVIDQNGNDLSATTSAGGSAISGQVAQEIAIKQQMETALAMQLQNSLVQFVGPGNVQVIVHANVTFNSEVQSSHVVTAGPPLSTQSSTSSSTGGGTGGGIAGQATQNPNVVTYGTTGAGTGSTSNTRSSTTNYENSNTNTTTKLDPMQINGYNVSVLINAKAVALTPALRANLQQFVLTAVGARGAGAKGSAVSVLTVPFVNASLTGTTQSSFVTPLALGAVGALVLGGILVFFIRRRKRTESVVAQRQLMVDDHAERSPEAMMTRQLQEMAFKKPEAMASLIRTWLSDD from the coding sequence ATGAACTATGATTGGCAATCTCTTATAAAGCGATTTTCTGAATGGTATGGTGCACTTGAGAGGCGTCAGAAACGCAATCTAATCGCAATTGGCATCTTCTTTTTATTAACGGTGTCCCTGCTGTCCTTTTTTCTGCTCAATCCAAACTATCAAGTGGTCTTTTCAAATCTCGATTCTAAGTCTGCCGGCGAAATCACGCAGAAGCTTGATCAGTTGAAAATTCCCTATCAACTTCAGGGCAACAATATTTTGATTCCGTCATCGCAAGCAGATCAAGCGAGAATTGATATGGCCATGAATGGATTGCCCAGTACGGGCATGGTGGATTATTCGCAGATTCTCCAAAATTCGTCGCCGCTTGGCATGACGGATCAAGCGATGAATCTCGAAGTGTTGTCTGTCTTGCAGACTCGCCTAGCGCAATCAATTGAATTGATCAACGGGATTACCAGTGCGCAAGTCAACATTGTGATGCCGCAATCCTCCAGCTTTTTGGTGAGCCCGACGCAATCAGGTACGGCAAAGGCTTCGGTCATTCTCAATGTGGCCGCAGGCAATGTGCTCACAGCGGCGCAGGTGTTTGGCATTCAGCAGTTGGTGGCGCACTCTGTCACGGGCCTGAGTGCCGCGGATGTTTCTGTCATTGACCAGAATGGCAATGACCTCTCTGCAACAACGAGTGCAGGCGGTTCTGCAATCTCTGGTCAGGTCGCGCAAGAAATCGCCATTAAGCAGCAGATGGAGACAGCGCTTGCGATGCAGTTGCAAAACAGCTTGGTCCAGTTTGTCGGCCCTGGCAATGTACAGGTCATCGTTCACGCAAACGTGACCTTCAACTCTGAGGTTCAATCAAGCCATGTTGTAACGGCAGGGCCTCCGCTCTCTACGCAAAGCTCGACAAGTTCGTCGACAGGTGGCGGAACGGGCGGCGGTATCGCAGGACAGGCAACGCAAAACCCGAATGTCGTCACGTATGGAACGACGGGTGCGGGAACTGGTTCTACGTCAAACACGCGATCTAGCACGACGAATTATGAAAACAGCAACACGAATACGACGACAAAACTCGATCCAATGCAGATCAACGGTTACAACGTGAGCGTTTTGATCAATGCCAAAGCGGTTGCGCTGACGCCGGCGCTTCGCGCGAATCTTCAGCAGTTTGTTTTGACGGCGGTAGGTGCGCGCGGGGCTGGAGCGAAAGGATCGGCTGTGAGTGTCTTGACGGTTCCATTTGTCAATGCCTCCCTGACGGGTACAACCCAAAGCTCGTTTGTCACGCCTCTTGCCCTCGGTGCGGTTGGAGCGCTTGTCCTCGGAGGAATTCTTGTCTTTTTCATCAGGCGGCGCAAGCGGACAGAGTCTGTTGTGGCGCAGCGCCAGCTCATGGTGGATGATCATGCAGAGCGATCGCCTGAAGCGATGATGACGCGACAGTTGCAGGAAATGGCGTTTAAAAAGCCGGAAGCCATGGCATCGCTCATTCGCACGTGGCTATCGGATGATTGA
- the fliE gene encoding flagellar hook-basal body complex protein FliE: MINPISSVTMATQATATPTVASGGTSFSQMLTNALQGVNTAVANSQSQGLALAAGTAPNLSNVMISATQAQLALDLTVQVRNRAVSAYNQLMSMQV; encoded by the coding sequence ATGATCAATCCGATCTCTAGTGTGACGATGGCCACACAGGCGACAGCGACTCCGACTGTTGCGAGCGGCGGCACTTCGTTCTCTCAGATGTTGACAAATGCCCTGCAAGGGGTAAACACTGCTGTCGCCAATTCACAGTCGCAAGGGTTGGCGTTGGCGGCAGGGACCGCTCCGAATTTGAGCAATGTCATGATTTCAGCGACACAGGCGCAACTCGCGCTTGACCTAACTGTGCAAGTGCGCAATCGCGCAGTCAGTGCCTATAACCAGTTAATGAGTATGCAAGTATAA
- the flgC gene encoding flagellar basal body rod protein FlgC — protein sequence MGLFDGLTISATGLTANRLWLDVISNNIANANTTRTPSGGPYRREQVVLSSIPSSFQGVLGNAVNASMSGGGVMVQSIVKDPSPFRLVYDPTNPNAVNGYVQMPNVNIATEMVNMITASRAYEANVTAFDAAKAIDVQTLNIGK from the coding sequence TTGGGACTGTTTGATGGATTGACGATAAGCGCGACTGGACTTACCGCGAATCGTCTGTGGCTTGATGTGATATCAAACAATATTGCAAACGCAAACACGACGCGAACGCCTTCTGGTGGGCCGTATCGAAGAGAACAGGTGGTTTTAAGTTCGATTCCCTCCTCGTTTCAGGGCGTTTTGGGAAATGCTGTGAATGCTTCAATGTCTGGCGGAGGCGTTATGGTGCAGTCTATCGTCAAAGACCCGTCACCTTTTCGCCTCGTCTATGATCCGACAAATCCGAACGCTGTAAACGGCTATGTTCAAATGCCGAATGTCAATATTGCCACGGAAATGGTGAACATGATCACTGCATCGCGCGCGTACGAGGCGAATGTGACGGCATTTGATGCAGCCAAGGCGATTGATGTACAAACGCTGAATATTGGAAAGTAG
- the flgB gene encoding flagellar basal body rod protein FlgB: MSGSFTIAALQSALDAAQLRQQVYANNIANANTPGYHRETVQFNTLLLQAIAQANGSGTLSMLQNSPSDLSASQTLQNVTPVVTVDQNTAVSSNGNNVNLDAEMSGLAMNQIDTAAMVTELNDQFALLRTAILGS, encoded by the coding sequence TTGTCTGGTTCCTTCACCATCGCGGCACTCCAGTCCGCGCTTGACGCAGCCCAGTTAAGGCAACAAGTTTATGCAAACAATATTGCAAATGCGAACACGCCAGGCTATCACCGTGAAACGGTTCAATTTAACACGCTTTTACTGCAGGCGATTGCTCAGGCAAATGGCTCCGGTACGCTTTCGATGTTGCAAAACAGTCCAAGTGATCTATCTGCAAGCCAGACGTTGCAGAATGTCACGCCTGTTGTAACGGTTGATCAAAATACGGCGGTTTCGTCAAATGGGAACAATGTCAACCTGGACGCAGAAATGAGCGGTCTTGCCATGAATCAAATCGATACGGCAGCGATGGTCACAGAATTAAATGACCAATTTGCCTTGCTTCGAACTGCAATTCTCGGGAGTTGA
- the codY gene encoding GTP-sensing pleiotropic transcriptional regulator CodY, producing the protein MDLLKKARSINRLLQRAGQFVDFLEMAELLRDVIHANVYVVSRTGKILGLAEIRSVGGYDADLQRLFPSEYNAGLLRQDTTLANTHNMNPLAELNDQPNESEDSEITTIVPVIGGGDRLGTLILARQSPEFTDEDLLLAEFGATVVGMEILRSRAHEMEEESRSRAIVQMAVDSLSYSELEAVDHIFEELDGREGLLVASKIADRVGITRSVIVNALRKLESAGVIESRSLGMKGTYIKILNDKLLAQLHKVRNR; encoded by the coding sequence ATGGATTTACTTAAAAAAGCACGGAGTATCAATCGCCTCTTACAGCGTGCAGGACAGTTTGTGGATTTTTTGGAGATGGCAGAACTTCTTCGCGATGTGATTCACGCCAATGTGTATGTGGTATCAAGAACGGGTAAAATTTTGGGCTTGGCCGAAATTCGCTCGGTGGGAGGGTATGACGCGGATTTGCAACGATTGTTTCCGTCTGAGTACAATGCGGGACTTCTTCGTCAGGATACGACACTGGCTAATACGCATAATATGAACCCATTGGCTGAGTTGAATGATCAACCCAATGAGTCGGAGGACTCAGAAATTACGACGATTGTTCCTGTCATTGGGGGTGGGGATCGTCTTGGCACATTGATTCTCGCGCGCCAGTCACCTGAATTTACAGATGAGGATTTGCTGTTGGCCGAGTTTGGGGCGACAGTTGTGGGAATGGAGATCCTGCGCTCGCGCGCGCACGAAATGGAAGAGGAATCACGCTCACGCGCGATCGTCCAGATGGCTGTCGATTCTCTCTCATACAGCGAGTTGGAAGCTGTGGATCACATTTTCGAGGAATTGGATGGTCGTGAAGGTCTTCTTGTCGCGAGCAAAATTGCGGATCGTGTCGGCATCACCCGTTCGGTGATTGTAAACGCCTTGCGCAAGCTTGAGAGCGCGGGCGTCATTGAGTCGCGTTCACTTGGAATGAAGGGCACATACATTAAGATCCTGAATGACAAGTTGCTTGCACAACTGCACAAAGTACGCAATCGTTAA
- the hslU gene encoding ATP-dependent protease ATPase subunit HslU, protein MSASFSPKEIVEELDIHVVGQKAAKRAVAIALRNRFRRAKLDPELRDEVSPKNILMIGPTGVGKTEIARRIAKLTGAPFVKVEATKFTEVGYVGRDVDSMVRDLVETGIRTLKAERIAAVEDRARDAVNERILDAMMPDSNRERTFRNPLEALFQASEPPKPATESTRFERERLRRELEAGALDERVIEINVEDMSSPNFDFMPGMGAENLGNLQEVLGSFMPKRKRQRRVTVREAKKLLLAEEAQKLIDMDELTREAVRRAEEAGIIFIDEIDKIASREGRGGADVSREGVQRDILPIVEGSTVMTKHGPVKTDHILFIAAGAFHMAKPSDLIPELQGRFPIRVELTSLSANDMEKILTEPKSALITQYTALLATEGVTLEFAKGSIRRIAEIATEVNANTEDIGARRLHTLLEKLLEDVMFEAPNISPTTIVVTPDYVNEKLAGIAGDRDLSHFIL, encoded by the coding sequence GTGAGTGCGTCATTCTCGCCGAAGGAAATTGTTGAAGAACTCGACATTCACGTCGTCGGTCAAAAGGCGGCTAAAAGGGCTGTCGCGATTGCGCTCCGCAATCGATTTCGTCGGGCAAAACTGGATCCGGAATTGCGTGATGAGGTATCTCCAAAAAACATCTTGATGATAGGGCCTACAGGTGTTGGGAAAACGGAAATAGCGCGCCGAATTGCCAAGCTGACAGGTGCGCCGTTTGTCAAGGTAGAGGCTACGAAGTTTACTGAGGTAGGCTATGTGGGGCGCGATGTGGATTCGATGGTTCGTGATCTGGTGGAAACGGGTATTCGCACGCTAAAAGCGGAAAGGATCGCGGCTGTTGAAGATCGGGCCAGGGATGCAGTGAATGAGCGTATTCTTGATGCGATGATGCCTGATTCTAACCGTGAACGCACGTTTCGCAATCCGCTTGAGGCGCTCTTTCAAGCGAGTGAGCCTCCGAAACCTGCGACAGAGTCTACCCGATTTGAGCGTGAACGGTTGCGCCGAGAATTGGAGGCAGGCGCACTGGATGAACGAGTCATTGAGATCAATGTCGAGGATATGTCGTCTCCGAATTTCGATTTCATGCCTGGAATGGGTGCGGAGAATCTTGGCAACCTGCAGGAAGTTCTCGGCAGTTTTATGCCAAAGCGTAAGCGGCAGCGGCGCGTGACGGTGCGTGAGGCAAAGAAGCTTTTGCTTGCAGAAGAAGCGCAAAAATTGATAGATATGGATGAATTGACGCGCGAAGCCGTTCGCCGGGCTGAGGAAGCCGGGATTATCTTCATTGACGAGATCGACAAGATCGCGAGTCGAGAAGGGCGTGGCGGCGCTGATGTATCGCGTGAAGGCGTACAGCGCGACATCCTGCCGATTGTTGAAGGTTCGACCGTGATGACGAAACACGGTCCAGTCAAAACGGATCACATTTTGTTTATTGCAGCAGGTGCGTTCCATATGGCTAAGCCGTCAGACTTGATTCCAGAACTCCAGGGACGATTCCCGATTCGTGTTGAACTGACAAGTCTAAGCGCGAATGATATGGAGAAAATACTAACAGAACCGAAAAGCGCGCTTATTACCCAGTATACAGCGCTTCTTGCGACAGAAGGTGTCACGTTAGAATTTGCAAAAGGGTCCATTCGCCGAATTGCTGAAATTGCAACTGAAGTGAATGCAAACACGGAAGACATCGGAGCAAGGCGTCTCCACACGTTGCTTGAAAAACTATTGGAAGATGTCATGTTCGAAGCACCTAACATCAGCCCGACGACGATTGTGGTCACGCCAGACTATGTGAACGAAAAGCTGGCAGGAATCGCAGGGGACAGAGATTTGAGTCACTTTATTTTATAG
- the hslV gene encoding ATP-dependent protease subunit HslV, with amino-acid sequence MSFHATTILAIRTPLGGAMAGDGQVTFGNAMIMKSTARKVRRLYRGEVIVGFAGSVADAMTLSEKFEQKLEEHKGNVPRAAVELAKMWRTDRMLSKLEAMLIALSKDHLLMISGTGEVIEPDDGICAIGSGGSYALAAARALVRHTELGPEAVVRESLKIASELCVYTNENIIVEQTNHGREDDLL; translated from the coding sequence GTGAGCTTTCATGCAACGACCATTTTGGCGATACGCACGCCGCTTGGCGGCGCAATGGCAGGGGACGGTCAGGTTACCTTTGGTAACGCGATGATTATGAAATCGACGGCGAGAAAGGTGCGAAGACTTTATCGGGGCGAGGTTATCGTCGGGTTTGCAGGAAGTGTCGCAGATGCGATGACGCTCTCGGAAAAGTTTGAACAAAAGCTTGAGGAACACAAGGGGAATGTGCCTCGCGCGGCGGTTGAATTGGCAAAAATGTGGCGGACGGATCGCATGTTAAGCAAGCTTGAAGCGATGCTGATTGCGCTCTCAAAAGATCATCTCTTGATGATTTCCGGGACGGGTGAAGTGATTGAGCCCGACGACGGCATTTGTGCGATTGGCTCTGGAGGATCATATGCACTCGCGGCAGCGCGGGCGCTTGTGCGCCACACGGAGTTGGGTCCAGAGGCTGTTGTTCGTGAGTCGCTGAAGATTGCCAGTGAATTGTGCGTCTACACGAATGAGAACATCATTGTCGAGCAGACAAATCATGGACGAGAGGATGATTTGTTGTGA
- the xerA gene encoding site-specific tyrosine recombinase/integron integrase, translated as MEDSPEVRPWEQALLHFACWMSLQRNYSPNTVRAYLADVHSFLESYRGAPGPIPSHVIRAYLATLMAKGFEKKSIARKVSALRAFHRALRTQGSEDMSAAVHVSLPKMDRKLPSFLTIDEMHELLKSPSHSSPLGIRDQAILEFLYATGIRVSECVALNVSDLDLRMHSIRIMGKGRKERVVLFGRKAADAVADYLARGRPKLADANEKALFVNRNGGRLTDRSVRRLLDRYIEQLAITKQISPHSIRHTFATHMLEGGADLRVVQELLGHASLSSTQIYTHTAREHLVRVYEAAHPRAHPLHFTAE; from the coding sequence GTGGAAGATTCGCCTGAGGTAAGGCCGTGGGAACAGGCACTCCTTCACTTTGCGTGTTGGATGTCTTTGCAGCGCAATTATTCGCCTAACACGGTTCGCGCCTATCTTGCCGACGTTCACTCTTTTCTCGAATCGTATCGCGGCGCTCCAGGCCCTATCCCGTCGCATGTCATTCGTGCCTATCTTGCAACGCTGATGGCTAAGGGCTTTGAAAAAAAATCGATCGCCCGCAAGGTCAGCGCGTTGCGAGCGTTTCATCGCGCGCTTCGCACTCAAGGCTCGGAGGATATGAGCGCGGCTGTTCATGTCAGCCTGCCTAAAATGGACCGCAAGCTACCTTCTTTCTTGACGATTGATGAGATGCACGAACTTCTTAAATCGCCCAGTCATTCATCGCCGCTTGGCATACGCGATCAGGCGATTTTGGAGTTTTTGTATGCGACAGGCATCCGTGTTTCGGAATGTGTCGCACTCAATGTGAGTGATCTTGACTTGCGGATGCATTCGATTCGGATCATGGGAAAAGGACGAAAAGAACGGGTGGTATTATTTGGGCGCAAAGCGGCGGACGCCGTTGCAGACTATCTTGCGCGGGGACGCCCTAAACTAGCCGACGCAAACGAAAAAGCGCTGTTTGTGAATCGTAATGGCGGGCGACTGACTGATCGATCTGTTCGGCGATTGCTCGATCGGTATATTGAACAACTCGCGATCACAAAGCAAATTTCGCCGCACTCCATTCGCCACACTTTCGCAACCCATATGCTTGAGGGTGGAGCAGATCTGCGCGTTGTCCAGGAGCTTCTCGGTCATGCGAGTCTCTCTTCTACGCAGATCTACACACATACTGCGCGAGAACATCTTGTGCGTGTGTATGAAGCTGCTCATCCGCGTGCGCATCCTTTACATTTTACGGCAGAGTGA